One stretch of Armigeres subalbatus isolate Guangzhou_Male chromosome 2, GZ_Asu_2, whole genome shotgun sequence DNA includes these proteins:
- the LOC134217795 gene encoding homeotic protein empty spiracles-like, giving the protein MARVIISIMTLVVTATAQNVIQVPPPNLQQIGQPEYTPIQPFNIAPDGFYGFNPYSNAIGPPQQVPFAVDPYNSIAPSPYNYPVPANAHPAFQNQPFPQFPGFPQLPQFFPQFPGPFQPGVQSVIPPHAIQQGPPQANPLAAVSYMNFQTQQATQPPQPLRPAIAPAQGVNGLPKPVSTPNVNSNNQAYGSSYGMYVPAGAAPSEATATTTAAEGSTKGARYEAVSGDTVHTATLPGHEKDYKVVSGHAAPVDVAVPVSKKQ; this is encoded by the exons ATGGCGAGG GTTATAATATCGATTATGACCCTAGTTGTCACCGCGACAGCCCAAAATGTCATTCAGGTTCCACCTCCTAACCTTCAACAAATTGGACAACCTGAATACACACCAATCCAACCATTCAACATCGCTCCAGATGGATTCTACGGCTTCAATCCCTATTCCAATGCCATAGGACCGCCCCAGCAAGTTCCGTTTGCTGTCGATCCGTACAACAGCATTGCTCCTTCGCCATATAATTATCCAGTTCCTGCTAATGCTCATCCCGCTTTCCAAAACCAACCCTTCCCACAGTTTCCCGGTTTTCCGCAATTGCCTCAGTTCTTCCCTCAATTCCCTGGTCCTTTTCAACCAGGCGTTCAGTCAGTTATCCCACCACATGCAATCCAGCAGGGGCCACCCCAAGCGAACCCTCTAGCTGCTGTGTCCTACATGAACTTCCAAACGCAACAGGCCACTCAGCCCCCGCAACCATTGCGACCGGCCATTGCCCCTGCTCAGGGTGTTAACGGTCTACCGAAACCTGTGAGCACCCCGAATGTAAACAGCAACAATCAAGCCTATGGGTCTTCTTACGGGATGTATGTTCCGGCAGGGGCAGCACCATCAGaagcaacagcaacaacaacagcagcagaagGGTCAACTAAGGGAGCGCGTTATGAGGCCGTGAGTGGCGATACCGTTCACACCGCTACCCTTCCAGGGCATGAGAAGGACTACAAGGTGGTGAGCGGACACGCAGCACCCGTCGACGTTGCTGTGCCGGTATCGAAGAAGCAGTAA